One window of the Ciona intestinalis unplaced genomic scaffold, KH HT000174.2, whole genome shotgun sequence genome contains the following:
- the LOC100179771 gene encoding kelch-like protein 12 isoform X1: MAETSFSLSGTSSVKEQTHNIDHASDLLQFANKSRQDGRFNDIIIRVGEKNIPANKMVLSCYSKYFDTMFNTEMEEKYKDVVELQAVDAESVEKLVDFMYTGKININTNNVCDLLAVSDFLQMLSVKKLCIEYLLTTVTQQNCFTIQALADRFTIPKLTEKFNNFVVEKYQEVTSGHQFKKLSKDGVIKLLQLTHGKVSPDLVYTAVMNWVKFDLASNESYLSQLFKFVNLSEVSPMMFKDEVSVEPLVQKLDNLGWVFHDALVQRAKEIGRLYYTEKSLISLGGTESLYKVTKFDLQTKQWSQLPDLPVGRSTAAAVVIDDVLYHLAGSLQTDGKETATNIVYRMKLKKKVLKWEKVASMNVKRFVFGAAVLNGVIFVFGGADENKIKVSSGEYYVVPLNKWIQLKPMKFARSSHCLVAHNDRLYSLGGHDGTQYLSSVERYDPSLDEWKDVASMQTPRRWFAAVVFNNAIYAIGGHDGKQTLKSVEKYNVDDDT; this comes from the exons atggcAGAAACATCATTTTCACTAAGTGGAACATCTTCAGTTAAAGAACAAACACACAATATTGATCATGCATCTGATCTTCTTCAATTTGCCAACAAGTCACGACAAGATGGTCGTTTTAATGACATTATCATTCGTGTTGGAGAGAAAAACATTCCAGCAAACAAGATGGTTCTTTCTTGCTATTCTAAATATTTCGACACCATGTTTAACACTGAG atggaagaaaaatataaagatgTTGTGGAACTTCAAGCTGTAGATGCTGAAAGTGTGGAGAAACTTGTTGATTTTATGTACACAGGAAAAATCAACATCAACACCAACAATGTGTGCGACCTTCTTGCAGTTTCTGATTTCCTACAAATGCTTT CTGTCAAGAAACTTTGCATTGAATATTTGTTGACAACAGTCACGCAACAAAATTGCTTCACAATTCAAGCTTTAGCCGACCGTTTCACCATTCCTAAGTTAACTGAGAAATTCAACAACTTTGTTGTTGAAAAATACCAAGAAGTTACTTCTGGTCATCAATTCAAGAAACTTTCAAAAGATGGTGTCATCAAGTTATTACAATTGACACATGGCAAG GTTTCTCCAGATTTGGTTTACACTGCTGTTATGAACTGGGTGAAGTTTGATTTGGCTTCAAATGAAAGTTACTTGAGTCAACTTTTCAAGTTTGTGAATCTTAGTGAAGTATCTCCAATGATGTTTAAAGATGAAGTGTCTGTTGAG ccTCTTGTTCAAAAACTGGACAATCTGGGTTGGGTGTTCCACGATGCTTTGGTGCAACGTGCAAAGGAAATAGGTCGATTATATTATACag AGAAATCCCTCATATCACTTGGTGGTACAGAAAGTTTATACAAAGTAACAAAGTTTGacttacaaacaaaacaatggaGTCAACTTCCA GATTTACCAGTTGGTCGATCAACAGCAGCAGCTGTTGTCATCGATGATGTTCTGTATCATCTTGCAGGAAGTTTACAAACTGATGGTAAAGAAACAGCAACTAACATTGTTTATCGAatgaaattaaagaaaaaagttttaaaatgggaGAAGGTAGCTTCAATGAATGTCAAGAGATTCGTGTTTGGTGCTGCTGTTTTAAATG GTGTCATCTTTGTATTTGGTGGAGCTGATGAGAATAAGATAAAAGTTTCATCCGGAGAATATTATGTTGTTCCACTTAACAAGTGGATTCAACTTAAACCAATGAAGTTTGCCAGAAGTAGTCATTGTTTGGTTGCTCACAATG ATCGATTGTATTCACTTGGTGGACATGATGGTACCCAGTATTTATCTTCAGTTGAAAGATATGATCCATCATTAGATGAATGGAAAGATGTTGCTTCAATGCAAACACCACGACGTTGGTTTGCTGCTGTGGTGTTTAACAATGCTATTTATGCTATTG GTGGCCATGATGGAAAACAAACTCTTAAATCAGTTGAGAAATACAATGTTGATGATGACACATGA
- the LOC100179771 gene encoding kelch-like protein 12 isoform X2, with translation MAETSFSLSGTSSVKEQTHNIDHASDLLQFANKSRQDGRFNDIIIRVGEKNIPANKMVLSCYSKYFDTMFNTEMEEKYKDVVELQAVDAESVEKLVDFMYTGKININTNNVCDLLAVSDFLQMLSVKKLCIEYLLTTVTQQNCFTIQALADRFTIPKLTEKFNNFVVEKYQEVTSGHQFKKLSKDGVIKLLQLTHGKVSPDLVYTAVMNWVKFDLASNESYLSQLFKFVNLSEVSPMMFKDEVSVEPLVQKLDNLGWVFHDALVQRAKEIEKSLISLGGTESLYKVTKFDLQTKQWSQLPDLPVGRSTAAAVVIDDVLYHLAGSLQTDGKETATNIVYRMKLKKKVLKWEKVASMNVKRFVFGAAVLNGVIFVFGGADENKIKVSSGEYYVVPLNKWIQLKPMKFARSSHCLVAHNDRLYSLGGHDGTQYLSSVERYDPSLDEWKDVASMQTPRRWFAAVVFNNAIYAIGGHDGKQTLKSVEKYNVDDDT, from the exons atggcAGAAACATCATTTTCACTAAGTGGAACATCTTCAGTTAAAGAACAAACACACAATATTGATCATGCATCTGATCTTCTTCAATTTGCCAACAAGTCACGACAAGATGGTCGTTTTAATGACATTATCATTCGTGTTGGAGAGAAAAACATTCCAGCAAACAAGATGGTTCTTTCTTGCTATTCTAAATATTTCGACACCATGTTTAACACTGAG atggaagaaaaatataaagatgTTGTGGAACTTCAAGCTGTAGATGCTGAAAGTGTGGAGAAACTTGTTGATTTTATGTACACAGGAAAAATCAACATCAACACCAACAATGTGTGCGACCTTCTTGCAGTTTCTGATTTCCTACAAATGCTTT CTGTCAAGAAACTTTGCATTGAATATTTGTTGACAACAGTCACGCAACAAAATTGCTTCACAATTCAAGCTTTAGCCGACCGTTTCACCATTCCTAAGTTAACTGAGAAATTCAACAACTTTGTTGTTGAAAAATACCAAGAAGTTACTTCTGGTCATCAATTCAAGAAACTTTCAAAAGATGGTGTCATCAAGTTATTACAATTGACACATGGCAAG GTTTCTCCAGATTTGGTTTACACTGCTGTTATGAACTGGGTGAAGTTTGATTTGGCTTCAAATGAAAGTTACTTGAGTCAACTTTTCAAGTTTGTGAATCTTAGTGAAGTATCTCCAATGATGTTTAAAGATGAAGTGTCTGTTGAG ccTCTTGTTCAAAAACTGGACAATCTGGGTTGGGTGTTCCACGATGCTTTGGTGCAACGTGCAAAGGAAATAG AGAAATCCCTCATATCACTTGGTGGTACAGAAAGTTTATACAAAGTAACAAAGTTTGacttacaaacaaaacaatggaGTCAACTTCCA GATTTACCAGTTGGTCGATCAACAGCAGCAGCTGTTGTCATCGATGATGTTCTGTATCATCTTGCAGGAAGTTTACAAACTGATGGTAAAGAAACAGCAACTAACATTGTTTATCGAatgaaattaaagaaaaaagttttaaaatgggaGAAGGTAGCTTCAATGAATGTCAAGAGATTCGTGTTTGGTGCTGCTGTTTTAAATG GTGTCATCTTTGTATTTGGTGGAGCTGATGAGAATAAGATAAAAGTTTCATCCGGAGAATATTATGTTGTTCCACTTAACAAGTGGATTCAACTTAAACCAATGAAGTTTGCCAGAAGTAGTCATTGTTTGGTTGCTCACAATG ATCGATTGTATTCACTTGGTGGACATGATGGTACCCAGTATTTATCTTCAGTTGAAAGATATGATCCATCATTAGATGAATGGAAAGATGTTGCTTCAATGCAAACACCACGACGTTGGTTTGCTGCTGTGGTGTTTAACAATGCTATTTATGCTATTG GTGGCCATGATGGAAAACAAACTCTTAAATCAGTTGAGAAATACAATGTTGATGATGACACATGA